In a genomic window of Sulfuricaulis sp.:
- the rlmH gene encoding 23S rRNA (pseudouridine(1915)-N(3))-methyltransferase RlmH, with protein MQIHIIAIGNRMPEWVETGYQEYAKRLPRECRLVLHEIPAGRRAKGADLRRVVEQEGVRQLDAIPAGARVIALDRAGKQLDSEVLAGELKRQLASGEHLALLVGGPEGLAPACLDCAKERWALSKLTLAHPVVRVVLAEQLYRAWSIVQNLPYHR; from the coding sequence ATGCAAATTCATATCATCGCCATCGGTAACCGCATGCCCGAGTGGGTTGAAACCGGATATCAGGAGTACGCCAAACGCCTGCCGCGTGAGTGTCGTCTCGTGTTGCATGAAATCCCCGCCGGACGGCGCGCCAAGGGCGCCGACCTGCGACGTGTTGTCGAGCAGGAAGGCGTGCGCCAGTTGGACGCGATTCCCGCCGGCGCGCGCGTGATAGCGCTCGACCGGGCGGGAAAACAGCTCGACTCCGAAGTCTTGGCCGGGGAACTCAAAAGGCAACTAGCTAGCGGCGAGCATCTGGCCTTGCTGGTTGGCGGACCGGAAGGGTTGGCGCCGGCGTGTCTCGATTGCGCGAAAGAACGCTGGGCATTGTCTAAACTTACCTTGGCGCACCCCGTGGTGCGCGTGGTACTGGCCGAGCAGCTTTATCGCGCCTGGAGTATCGTTCAGAATCTGCCATATCATCGATAA
- a CDS encoding nucleoside triphosphate pyrophosphatase, with protein MILLLGTCHLLLDFKIYLASASPRRQELLRQLGVEFDPMPSNILEVREAGESPAQYVTRVAGDKARWVSQLVKERGLPAHPVLGADTEVVLDGEILGKPENAAHGMDLLRRLSGRTHEVLSAVCIWNHENEYTALSTSRVTFRPLTPAEIEQYWKTGEPVGKAGAYAIQGRAAAFVVKLEGSYSGVMGLPLFELDGILRSIESETK; from the coding sequence TTGATCTTGTTACTTGGAACTTGCCACTTGCTACTCGATTTCAAGATCTATCTAGCCTCTGCCTCTCCTCGCCGGCAGGAATTGCTGCGCCAACTCGGTGTTGAGTTCGATCCCATGCCATCCAATATTCTCGAGGTCCGCGAGGCGGGAGAATCACCCGCGCAATACGTAACGCGCGTGGCGGGCGACAAGGCGCGCTGGGTGTCGCAATTGGTCAAGGAGCGTGGGCTGCCGGCCCATCCGGTGCTGGGTGCGGACACGGAGGTGGTGCTCGACGGTGAAATTCTGGGAAAGCCGGAGAATGCGGCGCATGGCATGGATTTGCTGCGGCGCCTGTCTGGCCGCACGCACGAGGTTTTGTCCGCCGTCTGCATTTGGAATCACGAGAATGAATATACAGCGCTGAGTACCAGCCGCGTCACGTTTCGCCCGCTGACGCCAGCGGAAATCGAGCAATACTGGAAAACCGGCGAACCCGTGGGCAAGGCCGGGGCTTATGCGATTCAAGGGCGCGCCGCGGCATTTGTCGTGAAACTGGAGGGAAGTTACTCCGGCGTGATGGGACTGCCGCTGTTTGAGCTGGACGGTATTCTGCGGAGCATAGAGTCAGAAACAAAGTGA
- the rng gene encoding ribonuclease G, whose amino-acid sequence MSEEILINVTPQETRVAVVENGVLQEVYIERALSRGIVGNIYKGKVVRILPGMQAAFVDIGHERTAFLHASDIRLVSSAENGASSPPPIHELLRDGQEVVVQVLKDPMGTKGARLTMQITLPARYLVYLPYSKHIGISQKIGDEVTRERLRALVKSAMPDGMEEGGYILRTLAEAAAEEEIETDIRYLRRVWAACQERIRSAPVLSLIHEDLSLALRAMRDLVRGNVEKIRIDSREVFIKARDFGIEFIPEVAERIEHYPGERPIFDLYSVEDEIQKALDRKVMLKSGGYLILDQTEAMTTIDVNTGAYVGRRNLEETLFKTNLEAAQTIARQLRLRNLGGMIIIDFIDMAEAEHKRQVMRALERALGRDRTKVYITEMSPLGLVELTRKRTRESLEHVLCQPCSVCEGRGMVKTPQTVCYEIFREILREARQYGADGYLVMASEPVIDLLFDEEAGSLAKLQEFIGKPIQLKVEPLYTQEQYDVVLM is encoded by the coding sequence ATGAGCGAAGAAATTTTAATTAACGTCACTCCGCAGGAGACCCGCGTCGCGGTTGTCGAAAACGGCGTGCTGCAGGAGGTCTACATCGAGCGCGCACTCAGCCGGGGGATTGTCGGAAACATATATAAGGGTAAGGTAGTCCGGATACTCCCGGGCATGCAGGCGGCGTTCGTCGACATCGGACACGAGCGTACGGCGTTTCTGCATGCCTCGGACATCCGCCTGGTTTCCAGCGCCGAGAATGGCGCCAGCTCGCCGCCGCCCATTCATGAATTATTGCGGGACGGACAGGAAGTGGTGGTGCAGGTGCTCAAGGACCCCATGGGCACCAAAGGCGCGCGCCTGACCATGCAGATAACGCTGCCGGCACGCTATCTGGTATACCTTCCCTACAGCAAGCACATCGGCATTTCGCAGAAGATTGGTGACGAGGTGACGCGCGAACGCCTGCGGGCATTGGTTAAATCCGCGATGCCGGATGGTATGGAGGAGGGTGGCTACATTCTGCGCACGCTGGCGGAAGCAGCGGCAGAAGAGGAAATCGAAACCGACATCCGTTATCTGCGCCGGGTGTGGGCCGCCTGCCAGGAACGCATCCGCAGCGCGCCTGTACTCAGCCTGATCCACGAGGACCTGTCGCTGGCGCTGCGCGCCATGCGTGATCTGGTGCGTGGCAACGTCGAGAAGATCCGCATTGACTCGCGCGAGGTTTTCATCAAGGCGCGCGATTTCGGTATCGAGTTCATCCCCGAGGTTGCCGAACGCATCGAACATTATCCAGGTGAGCGACCGATTTTCGATCTGTATTCCGTCGAGGATGAAATCCAGAAGGCCCTCGACCGCAAGGTCATGCTCAAGTCCGGCGGTTATCTGATCCTGGACCAGACCGAGGCCATGACCACCATCGATGTGAACACGGGCGCCTACGTCGGTCGTCGCAATCTGGAAGAGACGCTTTTCAAGACCAACCTCGAAGCGGCGCAAACCATTGCACGCCAACTGCGGCTGCGCAACCTGGGCGGCATGATTATCATCGACTTTATCGACATGGCGGAGGCCGAACACAAGCGCCAGGTGATGCGCGCACTCGAGCGGGCCCTTGGCCGCGATCGCACCAAGGTCTACATTACGGAGATGTCACCGCTCGGGCTGGTGGAGCTCACGCGCAAGCGCACGCGCGAGAGTCTCGAACATGTCCTGTGCCAGCCCTGTTCCGTGTGCGAGGGGCGCGGCATGGTGAAGACGCCGCAGACCGTCTGTTATGAAATCTTCCGCGAAATCCTGCGCGAAGCGCGCCAATACGGTGCCGATGGTTATCTGGTGATGGCGTCCGAACCGGTGATTGATCTGTTGTTCGACGAGGAAGCCGGCAGCTTGGCAAAGCTGCAGGAGTTTATCGGCAAGCCCATCCAGCTCAAGGTGGAACCGCTCTACACGCAGGAACAATATGATGTGGTGTTGATGTAG